The [Actinobacillus] rossii genome contains a region encoding:
- a CDS encoding Portal protein (GP3): MWLFGKKKQEQRSYTIDEFLSYMGFNNTGAGEFVSPQTAEALPAVMNAVTVISESVAAMPCYLYKLKDDGRERVANHPIDYLLNEMPNRNQTPYQFKYTMMRHCLLNGNAYAVIGWNKKGQPESLTPYTPSAVNVQRLVGGGYIYQITDLDGKTKNYLQDEVLHLRHSSLDGFMGRSPITICRETIGLGLAQQRHGASVMKNGLMASGLISTAEWLDDAKAQKAIKALERYKGARNAGKTPVLEGSMEYKQLGMTNQDAEWLESRNFTISDIARIFNISPIFLQDYSNSSYANFSEASRAFLSQTLRPWLTNFEQQLKDALMVDVNNPTAPRYLIEFDTSDLLRISQTERFSSYDVAIKAGVMSPNEVRKREGLPPYVGGDEFSQAWKQTVEVKQDTGGEHGAND; the protein is encoded by the coding sequence ATGTGGTTATTCGGTAAAAAGAAACAGGAACAGCGCAGTTATACGATAGATGAATTTTTATCGTATATGGGCTTTAACAATACAGGTGCTGGGGAATTTGTTAGCCCTCAAACGGCTGAAGCCTTACCTGCAGTGATGAATGCAGTCACGGTAATTAGTGAGTCGGTGGCGGCTATGCCTTGTTATCTCTACAAATTAAAAGATGATGGGCGTGAACGAGTGGCAAATCATCCGATCGATTATCTGCTTAATGAAATGCCTAACCGCAATCAAACCCCGTATCAGTTCAAATATACCATGATGCGCCATTGTCTATTAAATGGGAATGCTTACGCGGTGATTGGTTGGAATAAGAAAGGACAACCTGAAAGCCTAACACCTTATACACCAAGTGCGGTAAATGTTCAGCGTTTAGTCGGTGGTGGATATATTTATCAGATTACTGATTTAGACGGCAAAACGAAAAACTATCTACAAGACGAAGTTTTACATTTACGCCACTCTTCACTTGATGGCTTTATGGGTCGTTCACCTATCACTATTTGCCGTGAAACAATTGGGCTGGGTTTAGCACAGCAACGCCATGGCGCAAGTGTAATGAAAAACGGACTGATGGCTAGTGGCTTAATTTCTACTGCTGAATGGCTAGATGACGCAAAAGCACAGAAAGCAATTAAAGCATTAGAACGTTACAAGGGCGCAAGAAATGCGGGAAAAACACCTGTACTTGAAGGCTCAATGGAATATAAGCAACTAGGAATGACAAACCAAGATGCGGAATGGTTAGAAAGCCGTAACTTCACTATTTCAGATATTGCGCGCATTTTCAATATTAGTCCTATTTTTCTACAGGATTATTCTAATAGCAGCTATGCGAATTTCAGTGAAGCAAGTCGTGCGTTTTTATCGCAGACCTTGCGCCCATGGCTTACAAACTTTGAGCAGCAATTAAAAGATGCCTTGATGGTGGATGTAAACAATCCAACAGCCCCACGTTATTTAATTGAGTTCGATACGAGCGATTTATTACGTATTAGTCAAACAGAGCGATTCAGCTCTTATGATGTAGCAATCAAAGCGGGTGTAATGTCACCGAATGAAGTGCGTAAACGTGAAGGCTTGCCGCCTTATGTCGGTGGTGATGAATTTAGTCAAGCATGGAAACAGACTGTAGAAGTGAAACAAGATACAGGGGGCGAACATGGCGCGAATGATTAA
- the intA_5 gene encoding Prophage CP4-57 integrase, with protein sequence MARTTRVLNKTQIENAKPKDKEYILADGNGLILRVKPTGSKIWIFNYISPTTNKRTNLTIGRYPALLLSDARAKREEYRALIAKGIDPQQEKIRIQQENENRLKDTFRSVAESYFNGIYKEKAKNPETRKKNWLRLENHIFPYIGDKHVSEIKVKELVTIYEKIADRSNTLKKLHQLVGAIMDHAITKGILESHNCRLAVKNFHIKSSTPHPTIKPNELPKLFQDLENARITKKTYLLICWSFLTALRPKEAVNAEWSEIDFTNKLWHIPKEKMKGQADKKRPHTVPLSSQAIQLLEVMKMFSENSSFVFTGRSSINQPMNKATVNVTLKRIGYKDKTVEDQT encoded by the coding sequence ATGGCTAGAACAACAAGAGTATTAAACAAAACTCAAATAGAAAATGCTAAACCAAAAGATAAAGAATATATATTAGCCGACGGCAACGGGTTAATTCTTAGAGTGAAACCCACAGGCTCTAAAATATGGATTTTTAACTATATATCTCCTACCACTAATAAAAGAACGAATTTAACAATCGGACGTTACCCCGCTCTATTGCTTTCTGACGCTCGGGCTAAACGTGAAGAATATCGTGCTTTAATTGCTAAAGGTATTGACCCACAGCAAGAAAAAATTCGCATCCAGCAAGAAAATGAAAACCGGCTGAAAGATACCTTTCGTTCTGTTGCTGAAAGTTACTTCAATGGCATTTATAAAGAGAAAGCCAAAAATCCAGAAACCCGTAAAAAGAATTGGTTACGCCTTGAAAATCATATTTTCCCCTATATCGGTGATAAACACGTGTCTGAAATCAAAGTAAAAGAGCTGGTAACTATTTATGAAAAAATAGCTGATAGAAGTAACACACTGAAAAAATTACATCAGCTTGTAGGCGCAATTATGGATCATGCTATTACGAAAGGCATTTTAGAAAGTCATAACTGTAGATTAGCAGTAAAGAATTTTCATATAAAATCATCTACACCCCACCCTACAATTAAACCTAATGAACTACCTAAATTATTTCAAGACTTAGAAAATGCTCGCATAACAAAGAAAACCTATTTATTAATTTGCTGGTCGTTCTTGACTGCGCTACGTCCTAAAGAAGCCGTAAATGCGGAATGGTCGGAAATTGATTTTACTAATAAACTATGGCATATCCCTAAAGAGAAAATGAAAGGTCAAGCAGATAAAAAACGACCACACACTGTACCTTTATCTTCTCAAGCCATTCAACTATTAGAAGTGATGAAAATGTTTTCAGAAAATAGCTCTTTTGTTTTTACTGGTCGTTCATCAATAAATCAACCAATGAATAAAGCGACGGTCAACGTAACTTTAAAACGTATTGGCTATAAAGATAAAACTGTAGAAGATCAAACCTAA
- a CDS encoding prohead protease (GP4) gives MNQQKFEIRSSEITADDQKLTGYVVKWNSPSEVLFCDFIEQFSPNAFTETLKENKDVRALFEHDFSKLLGRTSSGTLKLEQDKIGLRFELTPPDTSLGRDLLVSVARGDISGMSFGFLPLEETWDFEQEPALRQIQKAELFEITVTSIPAYPESSVELSKRSMMTAKEKTQTKSTALFNYWADLAEF, from the coding sequence ATGAATCAGCAGAAATTTGAAATTCGTTCATCAGAAATCACCGCAGACGATCAGAAATTAACGGGTTATGTTGTGAAATGGAACAGCCCTTCAGAAGTGCTATTTTGTGATTTTATTGAACAGTTCAGCCCGAATGCGTTTACAGAAACATTGAAAGAAAATAAAGATGTACGTGCGTTATTTGAACATGATTTTTCAAAATTATTAGGGCGTACTTCTTCGGGAACATTAAAACTTGAACAAGACAAGATCGGGTTACGCTTTGAGCTTACCCCGCCTGATACGTCTTTAGGTCGTGATTTATTAGTAAGTGTAGCTCGTGGTGATATTAGCGGAATGTCATTCGGTTTCTTACCCCTTGAAGAAACATGGGATTTTGAACAAGAACCCGCATTAAGACAAATTCAAAAAGCAGAATTATTTGAAATCACAGTAACCAGCATTCCCGCTTATCCTGAAAGCAGTGTAGAGCTCTCTAAACGTTCAATGATGACAGCGAAAGAAAAAACGCAAACAAAATCGACCGCACTTTTTAATTACTGGGCAGACTTAGCGGAGTTTTAA
- a CDS encoding phage major capsid protein, HK97 family — MFKKLLELRQQKAAKVAEMRALLDNAEKEGKELTEEEKGKFDTLKELVKQMTEEIERYETVADEERSQVGKPAETRSKQFSNDELRHYIKTGELRSNLSTTTGEDGGYSVIPQLDKDVMKRLTDDSVMRQICNVVRLPIGAKEYKKLVSAGGAVVEHGQEGVARNGTNAPKLNEVTIALNPIFAYPKTTQEILDFSSIDVLGWLTDEISESFTETEESDLTLGDGDKKSKGLLAYTRSTDGDKTRTFGQLQKMEVAGADKITADNLIDLFYMLHSKYRKNAVWVMSSTIAAMLQKLKNKNGDFIWRDGLTADAPATLLGRPVHFLETLPASGANKPVLAFGDFKRGYFIVDHETGVRTRPDNITEPGFYKVHTDKYLGGGVVDSNAIKFIETLA; from the coding sequence ATGTTTAAAAAATTATTAGAGTTACGTCAGCAAAAAGCGGCTAAAGTCGCTGAAATGCGTGCGTTATTAGATAACGCTGAAAAAGAAGGTAAAGAATTAACTGAAGAAGAAAAAGGGAAATTCGATACATTAAAAGAGTTGGTTAAACAAATGACTGAAGAAATCGAACGCTACGAAACTGTAGCCGATGAAGAACGCAGTCAAGTAGGGAAACCAGCAGAAACCCGTAGTAAACAATTCTCTAATGATGAATTGCGTCACTACATTAAAACGGGTGAGCTACGTTCTAACCTTTCCACTACAACGGGCGAAGATGGCGGCTATTCTGTTATTCCACAATTAGACAAAGACGTAATGAAACGCTTAACCGATGATAGCGTTATGCGTCAAATTTGTAATGTGGTGCGCTTGCCGATTGGTGCGAAAGAATATAAGAAATTGGTTTCTGCTGGTGGTGCAGTGGTTGAACACGGTCAAGAAGGCGTTGCGCGTAATGGTACAAATGCGCCTAAATTGAATGAAGTGACTATTGCTTTAAATCCTATCTTTGCTTATCCGAAAACCACGCAAGAAATCTTAGATTTTTCTTCTATTGATGTTTTAGGCTGGTTAACTGATGAAATCAGTGAATCATTCACTGAAACTGAAGAAAGCGATTTAACCTTAGGTGATGGCGATAAAAAATCAAAAGGCTTGCTAGCTTATACTCGCTCAACTGATGGCGATAAAACCCGTACATTCGGACAACTTCAAAAAATGGAAGTGGCTGGCGCAGACAAAATCACAGCCGATAACTTGATCGACTTGTTCTATATGCTGCATTCAAAATATCGTAAAAATGCGGTCTGGGTGATGTCTTCTACAATCGCGGCGATGTTACAGAAATTGAAAAACAAAAACGGAGATTTTATTTGGCGTGATGGTTTAACCGCTGATGCACCTGCTACGCTTTTAGGTCGTCCCGTTCACTTCCTTGAAACATTGCCAGCAAGTGGCGCGAATAAACCCGTTTTAGCCTTTGGTGACTTCAAGCGCGGTTATTTCATTGTTGATCATGAAACAGGCGTTCGTACTCGACCTGATAACATTACAGAGCCTGGTTTCTATAAAGTTCACACCGATAAATATTTAGGTGGTGGCGTGGTGGATAGTAACGCAATCAAATTTATTGAAACGTTAGCTTAA
- a CDS encoding phage head-tail adaptor codes for MARMIKAGKYNKVITIQQRNYEKEKLNSHDGNRQPIWEDVSTVHASVEPIQGREYFSGPFQMGESIIRIRIRYLPGITQKMRVKYGERLLGIYSVIDPKEEHKELQLMCKEGSLNAHF; via the coding sequence ATGGCGCGAATGATTAAGGCGGGTAAATATAACAAGGTAATCACTATACAGCAACGAAACTATGAAAAAGAAAAACTCAATAGTCATGATGGAAATAGGCAGCCCATTTGGGAAGATGTTTCTACTGTTCACGCGAGTGTAGAACCTATACAAGGGAGAGAGTATTTCAGTGGCCCGTTTCAGATGGGTGAAAGTATTATCCGAATAAGAATTAGATATTTACCTGGTATAACTCAAAAAATGCGGGTTAAGTATGGTGAACGCTTGTTAGGTATTTATTCAGTCATTGACCCCAAAGAAGAACACAAAGAACTTCAGCTAATGTGTAAGGAGGGTTCATTAAATGCTCACTTCTGA